From one Butyricimonas faecihominis genomic stretch:
- the rpsN gene encoding 30S ribosomal protein S14 has product MAKESMKAREVKRAKLVEKYAAKRAKLKEEGDYIGLSLLPKNSSRVRLHNRCKLTGRPRGYMRQFGISRIQFREMASAGLIPGVKKASW; this is encoded by the coding sequence ATGGCAAAAGAATCAATGAAGGCCCGTGAGGTAAAGCGTGCAAAATTGGTAGAAAAGTACGCCGCAAAACGAGCTAAATTAAAAGAGGAAGGAGACTATATTGGATTAAGCCTTCTGCCTAAGAATTCAAGTCGCGTTCGTTTGCACAACAGATGCAAATTGACGGGAAGACCGAGAGGGTACATGAGACAATTTGGTATAAGCAGAATTCAATTCCGCGAAATGGCATCTGCCGGACTTATACCTGGAGTTAAAAAGGCTAGTTGGTAA
- the rplX gene encoding 50S ribosomal protein L24, whose product MSKKFHIKKGDLVQVNAGEDRGKQGKVLEMIPDKQRAIVEGINLVSKHTKPNATHPQGGIIKKEAPIHISNLNVVDPVTGKPTKVGRRRNAEGKLVRYAKKSGQELK is encoded by the coding sequence ATGAGCAAGAAGTTTCATATAAAGAAAGGTGACTTAGTTCAGGTAAATGCAGGAGAAGACAGAGGGAAGCAGGGAAAAGTACTTGAAATGATTCCGGACAAGCAAAGAGCTATTGTTGAGGGTATCAATTTGGTAAGCAAACATACCAAACCCAACGCAACTCACCCGCAAGGAGGAATTATCAAGAAGGAAGCTCCTATTCACATTTCCAACTTGAACGTGGTCGATCCGGTTACGGGAAAACCGACAAAGGTAGGACGTAGACGGAATGCCGAAGGAAAATTAGTAAGATACGCTAAGAAATCCGGACAGGAATTGAAATAG
- the rpsQ gene encoding 30S ribosomal protein S17: MERNLRKERTGLVVSNKMDKSITVAVHFKEKHPIYGKFVNKTKKFTAHDEKNECNIGDTVRIMETRPLSKTKRWRLVEIIERAK; this comes from the coding sequence ATGGAAAGAAATCTTAGAAAAGAGCGTACCGGTCTTGTGGTAAGCAACAAGATGGACAAATCTATCACGGTTGCCGTTCATTTTAAGGAGAAACACCCGATTTACGGGAAGTTCGTCAACAAGACCAAGAAGTTCACTGCTCACGATGAGAAAAATGAATGTAACATCGGGGATACAGTGAGAATTATGGAGACCCGTCCTTTGAGTAAAACCAAGAGATGGAGATTAGTTGAAATCATTGAAAGAGCTAAGTAA
- the rplN gene encoding 50S ribosomal protein L14 → MIQQESRLTVADNSGAREVLCIRVLGGTKKRYARVGDKIVVAVKNAIPNGDVKKGSVSKAVVVRVSKEYRRPDGSYIRFDDNACVLLNNAGEMRGTRIFGPVAREVREGYTKIVSLAPEVL, encoded by the coding sequence ATGATACAACAAGAGAGTAGATTGACCGTAGCCGACAACAGCGGCGCTAGAGAAGTGCTTTGTATCCGTGTTCTTGGTGGAACCAAGAAAAGATATGCACGCGTGGGCGATAAAATCGTTGTTGCCGTGAAGAATGCCATCCCGAACGGTGACGTAAAAAAAGGTTCAGTTAGTAAGGCAGTGGTAGTTCGTGTAAGTAAAGAGTACAGACGTCCGGACGGATCTTATATCCGCTTTGATGACAATGCTTGCGTGTTATTGAACAACGCGGGTGAAATGAGAGGAACTCGTATCTTCGGACCTGTTGCCAGAGAAGTTCGTGAGGGTTATACCAAGATTGTGTCATTAGCCCCCGAGGTACTTTAA
- the rpmC gene encoding 50S ribosomal protein L29 codes for MKTSEIKDLTTEEIKEKIETEKAALTKMKMNHAVSPLENPMLIRTTRRNIARLMTELRKRELNK; via the coding sequence ATGAAAACATCAGAGATTAAAGATTTAACCACTGAAGAGATAAAAGAAAAGATCGAGACAGAAAAAGCTGCCTTGACCAAGATGAAGATGAACCATGCTGTTTCTCCACTTGAGAACCCGATGTTAATCCGGACGACAAGAAGAAACATCGCTAGATTGATGACGGAGTTACGCAAACGTGAATTAAATAAGTAG
- the rpsC gene encoding 30S ribosomal protein S3, protein MGQKVNPISNRLGIIRGWDSNWFGGKNYGDKLVEDYKIRKYLNARLAKAGIAKIVIERTLKLITITINTARPGIIIGKGGQEVDKLKEELKKITDKEVQINIFEIKRPELDAVIVGNNIARQLEGRVAYRRAIKMAIASTMRMGAEGIKILISGRLNGAEMARAEIYKEGRIPLHTFRADIDYAQAEALTTYGQLGIKVWICKGEVYGKRELVPNALVGAQKENNNRPNNAGKKGGFKKRKK, encoded by the coding sequence ATGGGACAGAAAGTTAATCCAATAAGCAATAGATTAGGAATCATCAGAGGATGGGATTCTAACTGGTTTGGCGGTAAGAACTATGGCGATAAATTGGTGGAAGATTACAAGATCAGAAAGTATCTGAACGCCCGTCTCGCTAAAGCAGGAATCGCTAAGATTGTTATCGAGAGAACCCTGAAGCTAATCACGATCACGATCAACACCGCTCGTCCGGGTATTATCATCGGTAAAGGCGGACAGGAAGTTGATAAGTTGAAAGAGGAGCTGAAGAAGATCACCGATAAGGAAGTTCAAATTAATATCTTCGAGATCAAACGTCCCGAGTTGGATGCCGTGATCGTAGGTAATAATATAGCTCGTCAGCTGGAAGGTCGTGTGGCTTACCGTAGAGCAATCAAGATGGCTATCGCTTCTACCATGAGAATGGGTGCAGAAGGTATCAAAATCTTGATTTCCGGTCGTTTGAACGGTGCTGAAATGGCAAGAGCCGAGATCTACAAAGAAGGTAGAATTCCATTGCACACGTTCCGTGCTGATATTGATTACGCTCAGGCTGAGGCATTGACGACCTATGGCCAGCTGGGTATCAAAGTTTGGATTTGCAAGGGAGAAGTTTACGGAAAACGTGAGCTGGTTCCGAATGCATTGGTTGGCGCTCAGAAAGAGAACAACAACCGTCCGAACAATGCCGGCAAAAAAGGCGGTTTCAAAAAGAGAAAAAAATAG
- the rpsS gene encoding 30S ribosomal protein S19 — MSRSLKKGPFIDFKLERKVLVMNESNKKSVVKTWARRSMISPDFVGHTIAVHNGNKFIPVFVTENMVGHKLGEFAPTRTFRGHADKKKK; from the coding sequence ATGAGTCGTTCGTTAAAAAAAGGCCCTTTTATTGATTTCAAGTTAGAGAGAAAAGTATTGGTAATGAATGAGTCCAATAAGAAATCGGTTGTTAAAACCTGGGCTCGTCGTTCCATGATCTCTCCGGACTTCGTAGGGCACACTATCGCTGTACACAACGGTAATAAATTTATCCCGGTATTTGTGACTGAAAATATGGTAGGTCATAAATTGGGGGAATTCGCGCCGACACGTACATTTAGAGGCCATGCTGATAAAAAGAAAAAGTAA
- the rplV gene encoding 50S ribosomal protein L22, which translates to MGARKRLRANQNKEAKKEKAFAILRDCPTSPQKMRLVADLIRGVDVQKALDMLKFCPKEAARRVEKLLLSAIANWEQKNEGKRVDEASLFVQEIFVDGAGMLKRLRPAPQGRAHRIRKRSNHVTIVLGSKTAVENITKE; encoded by the coding sequence ATGGGTGCAAGAAAAAGATTAAGAGCAAATCAGAATAAAGAAGCCAAAAAAGAGAAGGCTTTTGCAATTCTTCGCGATTGTCCTACATCTCCTCAAAAAATGAGATTGGTGGCAGACTTGATCCGCGGAGTAGATGTACAGAAAGCTTTGGATATGCTTAAATTTTGTCCTAAAGAAGCTGCTCGTAGAGTTGAAAAGTTGTTGCTTTCAGCAATTGCTAACTGGGAACAAAAGAACGAGGGTAAACGTGTTGACGAAGCCTCCTTGTTCGTGCAGGAAATTTTCGTTGACGGTGCAGGTATGTTGAAAAGACTTAGACCGGCCCCGCAAGGAAGAGCTCACCGGATTCGTAAACGTTCAAATCACGTGACGATCGTGTTGGGAAGCAAGACAGCTGTTGAAAACATTACAAAAGAATAG
- the rplP gene encoding 50S ribosomal protein L16, whose amino-acid sequence MLQPKRTKYRRSQKGRMRGNAQRGHELAFGSFGIKALENMWIEQRQIEAARVAVTRYMQRQGQIWIRIFPDKPITKKPAEVRMGKGKGSPEGFVAPVTPGRILFEADGVPYAIAKEALRLAAQKLPIATKFVVRRDYTE is encoded by the coding sequence ATGTTACAGCCAAAAAGGACTAAATACAGAAGATCGCAGAAAGGGAGAATGAGAGGGAATGCCCAAAGAGGACATGAACTTGCATTTGGATCTTTCGGGATCAAGGCGTTGGAGAACATGTGGATCGAACAACGCCAGATTGAGGCAGCCCGTGTTGCAGTAACCCGTTACATGCAAAGACAGGGTCAGATATGGATTCGTATATTTCCAGATAAACCTATTACTAAGAAACCCGCTGAGGTTCGTATGGGTAAGGGTAAGGGATCTCCAGAAGGATTCGTTGCTCCTGTTACTCCGGGTCGTATTCTTTTCGAAGCAGATGGAGTACCGTATGCAATCGCTAAGGAGGCATTGCGCCTGGCAGCACAAAAGCTACCCATCGCTACTAAGTTCGTGGTTAGACGTGATTACACTGAGTAG
- the rplE gene encoding 50S ribosomal protein L5 has translation MKYVPNYKTKYNEEIVPTLMKEFGYKSVMQAPRLEKIVINQGVGSSIQDKKILEFSMNEIATITGQKPVACKSTKDVSNFKLRKGMPIGVRVTLRKERMYEFLERLIVSALPRIRDFKGINNKLDGRGNYTLGIEEQIIFPEIVLDSVHKIMGMNVTFVTSANTDEEAFALLREFGLPFKKN, from the coding sequence ATGAAATACGTACCAAATTACAAAACAAAGTATAACGAAGAAATTGTACCGACTTTGATGAAGGAGTTCGGATACAAGTCAGTTATGCAGGCACCCAGATTGGAGAAGATAGTAATCAATCAGGGCGTGGGATCATCCATTCAGGATAAGAAAATCCTTGAGTTTTCAATGAACGAGATCGCGACCATCACCGGTCAGAAACCCGTTGCTTGTAAATCAACCAAGGACGTTTCTAACTTTAAATTGCGTAAAGGAATGCCGATTGGCGTTAGAGTAACCTTGCGTAAAGAACGTATGTATGAATTTTTAGAAAGACTTATTGTTTCCGCGCTTCCGCGTATCCGTGACTTCAAAGGAATTAACAATAAGCTTGATGGAAGAGGAAATTACACATTAGGAATAGAAGAGCAGATCATTTTCCCGGAAATCGTGTTGGACAGTGTTCACAAGATCATGGGTATGAATGTAACGTTTGTAACTTCGGCTAATACCGACGAAGAGGCTTTTGCTCTTCTAAGAGAATTTGGATTACCATTTAAAAAGAACTAA